CCGTTCGCCGACCGGGATGAACCGATTCTAGATCGACTCGACGACTCTGTCGAGAACCACGCACGGACAGAGAAAGGAGAGTAGCACCGCGATCGCGGCCTGCAGTTCGAACGACAGGACTCAGTCGAGGACGGCCGTCAGTCCCTGAGTTCCTCGAGTTTCCCCTTCGCTTTCTCGAGGCCAGACTCGAAGGTCTCCTCGATTTCCTCGACGGAACGCTCGACGTAGTGGACGCGCTCCTTGGGGACCCGGCGGACGACGTCGTTTCCGTCCTCGTCGGTCCCGTATGCAAACAGCCAGTGATCTTGAAAGTACGCGATCCGGTCGTTATCGACGGTGGCTCGCTCGTCGGTCTCGCCGGGCGTCTCGTAGACGATGGTCGCGGTGCCGAGTTCCGGTTCCGTGTCGGTGTCGGTATCGATGTCCACCATGGTCGTCGCGTCCACGATCCGCCGTGTAGTTGTGAACCTGGCAAGTGCAGCCCGCCTCGCGTCTCGAGCCGAACGAGTGCGTCACAGCAAGAGGTGAACTGCATTGGCCCCGTCAATCGGCAACTGCATCGGTCCCGTCAATCGGTTCTGGACTCGCTCCGAGAATCGGATCGATCCTCCGTGGCGTCGCGAATACCGCTATCGTCCGTCGGCGTCGGTTCGGCGCTCTCCGCCTGGTACGGCTGCGTTCCGGGACCGAGTGCCAGAAAGACGACGAACCCGACCGTGACCACCAGCGCGGCGATGATATCCCAGCCGATGATGACCGGTCCGTCAAGTCCGCCGAGTACGGCGGGTGCGAGTATCTCGAGTAGGCTCATCAATTGCGCTAGTCCGGAGATACCGAATAACATTGAGCCGTCTATGTCGGGATTGCTTCCGGACCGACAGGCGGGCGATAGACGAGGGTTTGGACGCCCAACACCGGTTCGAGACGGCCGCCGCCGGGCCGCGGTTCAATCACCGTTGATTCGGCTTCCGCCCGGCGGCATGAAGTGCTGAATGCGATCCGGGCTTGCGATCTTGCGGACGAACGTCTCGTCCTCAAAGCGCTCGCGGAACCGGCGGTAGAGCCGCTTCGCCGCGTCGGCCTGAGCGTACCGCCCGGGCTCGAGTTCGATCGTGGTCACTGCCTGGCCCTCGATGGCAGCTGGCGGGCCGCCGATGACACGGGTGTACGGTTCGCACTGGATCCCGACTGCCGCGCCGACCGCCGTATCTCGGTAGTAGGTCCGGTCGCCTCGGATCGCGAACCCGCCCTTCTCTAAGTACTCGCCGCTCTCGGGGGTCTTCGAGACCTGATCGGAGTCGACGGCATAGACGTCGCCCGCGTAGCGACCGTCTTTCCAGACTGACGAATAGGAAACCGCGAACTGGGCTGCCTCCTCGATGCTCGACTCGGGCAGTTCGATATCGCTCGAGGAGGCCTCGCTGGGATCGGTCGCCTTCAGAACGGTGACGGGGCCACCATGGGCCTGCGTGTGGAGGACTTTGTCCCCGGGCTCGAGGTATTTCTTTACTAGCTCCTCGTTTTGGTCGGCGTTGCGGCCGCCAATCACGAGGAAGCCGTCGCTGGTGTGGAACCAGCGGAAGCGGTCGAACCAGGGCTCGTTTTCGCGGACCGGAATGGACGGTTCCGAGAGCCAGTCCTGTGGGAGGTCCGACTCGTCCTCATCGGACTCGTCTTCGTCCCCGCCACCGCTCTCGTCGGCCTCCCACTCGTCGCGGCGGCGCTTGGCGTCCTCGAGGTCTTCGCGGGTGTTCTCGATGGCCGCGAGTGCGCCCTCTTTTTTCTCCTCGACGCGCTTGGCCTCAGTGTAGAGCCGGTCGGCGTTCTGTTCGACGCCCTGCTGGGAGTCGAGATTGATCCGTTCGCCGTCGATTTCGATGGTGACTGTTCCGTCGCTGCCGTCGACGCCGACGACCGCCTCGGCGGCGTCGATACCCTGCTCGGCACCCTCTTCGAATCGTTCCCTGATGTCGTCCCACGAGCGATCGCGTTCGCGGGCTTCCTGAATCGTCGAGAGGATGTCGTCGACCAGACCGTACTCCGCGTAGAGCAGTTCGGCCTGCTCTCGCAATGAGTCGGCCTCCTCCTCGAATCCCTCGATCGCCCCCTGCTGTTGCTCGATAATGCGCTCGTGTTTGGCGACCTCCGACTCGAAGTCGGGCCGCTGATCGGTCGGATCGGGCTCTTCTTCCTCCGCGAGTTCCAGCCGGAAGAAGTAGTCGTCCAGCGCCGAGAGGAACGAGTCATAGGGTTCGCCGTCGAGGTCGTCGTGTTCATCGAGCGGGAACGGAGTGACGTCGACGACGTGGGCGTCACCGCCCTCGGGTACCGCGTCATCGTCTGCACCGTCGTCGTCTGCCCCGTCACCGGCCTCCTCGTCGGCGGTCTCGAGATAGAGCCGCGGATCGAAGTTGCCGTTCCGGATGTCGAGCGCGAGGCGCTCGATCGTCTCGTAAAGTCGCTCGTAGATGTCCTCGTCGGCGTCGTCGATGTCCATCCCCTTCTCGACGCCGGCACGGGTACACACCTCCTCGGCGTAGAGCCCGCCGAAGTTCAGTTGTGTCGCGAGCGTTCGGACTACATCCGTATCGGAGTCGTCCATCTCGTGATCGAACGCCTCGCGCGAGACCGTCAGTGGGTTCGTCCGGGTGTCGGGGAACTCGTATCGCGAGCCCGGGACGACAGTTCGAGACTTCAGGCGCACGGTCTCGAGGCAGTCGATCACTTCGTACTCGCCGTCGGTGACGGCGACGTTGCCCTGACCGAACAGTTCGACGATGATCCGGGTCGTGCCGTCGTCGCGCTCGAAGACGAACTCGAGGATGCGATCGAACTCGTACTGCTCAACGCCGGCGAAGTCGGCACCGGAGAGCCGATTGCGGAGCATCATCGCGAACTGTGGCGGCCGGCCGGGCGCGTCGGGCACCCGCTCGGGGGCGACCGTGTGGGCCCGTTTGACTTCGCCGACCTCGAGGATCAGCTCCATGCGGCCCCGATCGAAGTCCCGCATCTTGAGCCGGACGAGATCGTCGCCGTAGAGGTATGCTTTGTCGACCTTTGCCCCCTCGTAGGCACCGAGTTCCCCGACGAGGGCGGCGAGGTCGACGCTGGTGAGCTCCCGCTTTGGATCCATACTCACACTGCCCGGCCCGGTCAAAAAGACGTGTCGCTCCGACGCCAGCGCCGAACGGTTCGCTTTGGCGCTAACTGATTAGCCGCGCCCGCCTTGCGGAACCGCTCCCGAGGTCGGAAAGCCTAATCCGCGCCAGCACCCAGTAGGAGCCATGGACGACGCTATCGGTGGCACCACCTGCGAGTCGGCCGGATCGATATCGCGTGACGGACATCGAGACCGATCACGCCACCCACACGGAGGGCAACCCGTATGAGCGCGGGCGACGAGCAACCGTGGCAGAACGTCTCCCAGTTTCCGGACTTCCTCGAGCACCTCGAGGGACAGGGCGGTGCCACGATCAGCGGGATCATCGACCGGATCGAGGCGGACGTCGACATGGACGGGGTCGTCTACCACGACCGCGGCATTCGATCGCCGGGCTACGACGCCACCTTCGTCCCGGAGCCGGAAGGGGAGCGACTGCGGCCCGCGTTCAGCGTCGAACTCCACACCGTCGGGCCCCGTAGCGTCTGGGCGGTGTTCGACGCGACGCTCTCCTGGGACTTCTACCTGCTCGAGTCCGAGGGTATCGCAGCGATCGCCTGGGTCAGCGACGAGGAGTACAACGCCGAGGAGGCCGGGCTATTCATGTCGAAACACGACGCCCTCGCCGCGGGCCGGTTTTCCTTTGGCACCTTTATCTACGCCGACGAGGACTGGCAGGAACAACGCGACCTCATCGAGGGCACGGACACCCCGGCGTTCCTCCAGCGCGACGACGGCAGTACGCTCGTTCCCACCAGTCAGTCCGATTTCTACAACGTCGTCAACTCCACGCCCGAGGAGTTCCGCACCAACGGCGGCGGCGCACCCGCCCACCTCGGCCTGCTCGAACTTGAGGTCACGGTCGACTGACAACGACGCACGCCACTCGGGATCGAGTATACCGTTGGGACCGAATCAGATGACGTCCTGATCGTCTTTTCGCCCACCGCGCGGTCGCGCTAAGCCGACCGCCGTCGACATCGACACTCCGCTCGGTCGCCGTCGTCCCGATATCGTCCTCAAGCGACGCGGGAACGTCCGCCGAGTCTCCGAACGCGGCGGCGAACGCACCGGTCATCTCGTCTCCATCGATCCCAGCGGACGCGACGACGCCGTTGGCTGCCGAGAGATCGTCGTACTGGTCCCCCACGTCGTACGTTGTCGATTCGGCACCGATCTTCTCGACAGCCATCGCCGGAGGCCCGCCATAGCCACCGAACACGAGGTGGCCGCGACCGCCGGTCTCCGTGAGCCAGGCCGCGTCCCCGTCCGTTTCGAGGACCCACCATTGAGTCGCGCGGCGAGGATCGACTGGACGGCCTCGAACGCGCCGTCACCCCGTCTGTAGACGATCGCGTCGTCACCGACAGCGGCGACTCGGTTGTCCCGCTCGGTCCCAGTGTAGATCTCGTAGTCGTCGATTCGATCGGTTTGTTTGAACTGGACCGAATAGAGAGCGTCCGGATCGGTCGCCAATCGCTCGCCGATCTCGTCACGTTCGATTTCGCCGACGAACACCGATATCTCGTTTATCGCGAGCAGCCCCGTCAACGTCGAGTCGAAGACTGTTCCATCATCCTCGCCCGGTTCAGCCGGCAATTCAACCAGGTCGGCTTCGGCGAGGTCCGTCACCGATCGCGTCCACGAGGATTCGTTTGGCCGGCGGGCCGAGGAGCAGGTCGGGAGATGACGGCGAACCGGTCACGACAGCGCTGGCCGCGAGTAATCGTTTGTAAGTCGACCGTAAGCGTTTTCGAAGCGGCGGCGAAGGAGACGATATGTCGCCCTTCGGCGAAGTAGTCCTCGTCGCCACGGTCGCGGGCTGTACGACGGGAATCGGTGCGCTTCCCCTCTTGCTTACCGACCGGATCAGCCATCGCGTCTACGACGGGTCACTCGGACTCGCAGCGGGGATCATGGTTGGCGCTGCTGTCTTCGCGCTCGTGCTCCCCGGGCTCGAGATGGGGTCGCCACTCGAGGTCGTCGCCGGGATCCTCGGGGGTGGCGGCTTCCTCCTCGCGGTCAACGCCGTCTTCCCCCATCTCCATCTCCTGTTCCGCGGGGAACGCGTCGAAGGCACGAGAGAACTCGATCCAGCCGGTGATTTACCACCGGTCGAGGAAGGGACTGTCACCGAACCGCTCCGCGACGACGGTGACAACCTGCGACGGGCCGCACTGGTCGGCGGGACCGTCACCATCCACAACGTCCCCGAAGGGCTGGCGGTCGGCATCGCATTCGCCAGCGGCGAAACGGCACTCGGACTCGCCATCGCGACGGCAATCGCCGTCCAGAACGTCCCCGACGGATTCGCGATGGCGGTCCCCGCAGTTCGGGCGGGCGTCTCCGCCCCCAAGACGCTGTTCTACACCACGCTCTCGGGCGGCGTTCCGGAACCGATCGCCGCGGCCGTTGGCTTCTCGCTCGTCACGGTCGTCTCCGGACTCTTCCCCGTCGCCGCCGGCTTCGCCGCCGGCGCGATGATCGCCGTCGTCTTCCGAGAACTCATCCCCTCGAGTCATGGCCACGGCTACGTCGACACCGCCACAGCGGCGTTCGTCCTCGGATTCGCGATTATGCTCGTCGTCGACACCGTCCTCGCAGTCTGAACGCGGATCAACCCGGAATCCGCTCTCCGATCGGTGTTGGTCCCCGTCGGATATTCGGAAGAGATATACATTGTTTGAGTGATACGTAGTCATGGTTTCTCGAGAGAACACCGTCTTCGCCGTCACACTAGGCATCTGTTTCGTCGCCTTTCTGCTCGGGGCCCTGGCTGGACTCGGCGGCCCGTTCTTCGCGTTCGTCGTGTTACTCGTGAGTCCGCTTCTCGGGTCGCAACTCTATCTTGTGGTCACCGATGTCGACGACCGGCCGTCGGTACTGCGGGTCCGTCTCTCCCTGCTGCTCAGTGCGCTTCTCAGCGGTGTATACGGGTCGGTCACGGTCGGGTTTGAACAGCTAGCGTTCCGGACAACCGGTATCGTCCTGATTCTCGTCCTCGTGAGCTACGAATGCCGTGCGGTGGGCACGAACCGAAACGCTGCCCGCTGACGACCTCAGGAGCGACTGGGGTCACCGCTACGAGGCGAAAGCGGAGTCCGAAAAGGGGTCCCTGGCGACGAACGCGCCGCGATGGTCGCTCCAAGGGATCAAGCGGGTGGTGGCAGCGCACTCGAGCGAGAGGCAGTGCGGTGTGCCGATGTCGGAGTAGGGGAGCTGACAACGGTGACGATAGGTGTCGGCACGCTACACTAATCTTCTATAAGTATATATTTTGCGTGACTAAATGAGAATAAAACGCATTCGGCGTCGGTGACGCGATGTCTACTGCGGAAATTGCCGCCGAACTGCGACCACGCTGGATATCATCGGGCCGCCGTCCGAACGGGACTTAGAGTCGCTTGCTGACGTACGGGCCGTCCTGGTGGTAGCCGAGTTTGTTCCGATAGTACTCTCGAGCGCCGATGCCCGAGATCACGCTCACCTTATCGTAGCCAGCGTCGGCAGCGAGTTCCTCGGCGCGGTTCATCAGTTTGCGGCCGTAGCCCTGATGCTGATGCTGGTCGGTATCGCCCTCGTCACCCATCGCGACCTCCGTCCCGTAAACGTGCAGTTCCCGGATCAGCGCCGTGTTCTCGAGTTCCGGCCGGACGGGATTGTTCGGGAACCGGAGCCGGCAGAAGCCGATGAGGAGGTCCTTCTCGAAGTCCTCGACGGAGATGAAGTGTTCCGTGCCGCCGCAGGCCTCGTAGCTCATCACGTCGAGTTCGACGGTCTCGGGTTCCTCGTCGTGCATTCC
This genomic stretch from Natrinema sp. SYSU A 869 harbors:
- the rqcH gene encoding ribosome rescue protein RqcH; translation: MDPKRELTSVDLAALVGELGAYEGAKVDKAYLYGDDLVRLKMRDFDRGRMELILEVGEVKRAHTVAPERVPDAPGRPPQFAMMLRNRLSGADFAGVEQYEFDRILEFVFERDDGTTRIIVELFGQGNVAVTDGEYEVIDCLETVRLKSRTVVPGSRYEFPDTRTNPLTVSREAFDHEMDDSDTDVVRTLATQLNFGGLYAEEVCTRAGVEKGMDIDDADEDIYERLYETIERLALDIRNGNFDPRLYLETADEEAGDGADDDGADDDAVPEGGDAHVVDVTPFPLDEHDDLDGEPYDSFLSALDDYFFRLELAEEEEPDPTDQRPDFESEVAKHERIIEQQQGAIEGFEEEADSLREQAELLYAEYGLVDDILSTIQEARERDRSWDDIRERFEEGAEQGIDAAEAVVGVDGSDGTVTIEIDGERINLDSQQGVEQNADRLYTEAKRVEEKKEGALAAIENTREDLEDAKRRRDEWEADESGGGDEDESDEDESDLPQDWLSEPSIPVRENEPWFDRFRWFHTSDGFLVIGGRNADQNEELVKKYLEPGDKVLHTQAHGGPVTVLKATDPSEASSSDIELPESSIEEAAQFAVSYSSVWKDGRYAGDVYAVDSDQVSKTPESGEYLEKGGFAIRGDRTYYRDTAVGAAVGIQCEPYTRVIGGPPAAIEGQAVTTIELEPGRYAQADAAKRLYRRFRERFEDETFVRKIASPDRIQHFMPPGGSRINGD
- a CDS encoding ZIP family metal transporter, with the protein product MSPFGEVVLVATVAGCTTGIGALPLLLTDRISHRVYDGSLGLAAGIMVGAAVFALVLPGLEMGSPLEVVAGILGGGGFLLAVNAVFPHLHLLFRGERVEGTRELDPAGDLPPVEEGTVTEPLRDDGDNLRRAALVGGTVTIHNVPEGLAVGIAFASGETALGLAIATAIAVQNVPDGFAMAVPAVRAGVSAPKTLFYTTLSGGVPEPIAAAVGFSLVTVVSGLFPVAAGFAAGAMIAVVFRELIPSSHGHGYVDTATAAFVLGFAIMLVVDTVLAV